Proteins co-encoded in one Pseudarthrobacter chlorophenolicus A6 genomic window:
- the cycA gene encoding D-serine/D-alanine/glycine transporter: MAIHPHASNGEPPQNGAAGTAARSEPPHLERQLTNRHIQLIAIGGAIGTGLFMGSGKTISAAGPSVIFVYMIIGFMLFFVMRAMGELLLSNLNYKSFSDFAADLLGPWAGFFTGWTYWFCWVITGIADVIAIAGYSKELWPGLPLWIPGLATVAILLLLNLATVKAFGETEFWFALIKIIAIAALIIVGLFMIFTGFQSDAGTASFTNLWSHGGFFPNEFMGFVAGFQIAVFAFVGIELVGTTAAEAKNPERTLPKAINAIPVRVLLFYVGALIILMAVTPWTQFAAGHSPFIGMFSLAGLGAAATVVNLVVLTSAMSSANSGIYSTSRMVFGLAQEGDAPGIFSRLSSRKVPSNALFLSCVLLLSGVVLMYAGQDVGKAFEMVTTVSAVCFIFVWSVILASYIAFRKRRPHLHAASKFKMPGGIPAVWVVYAFFAFVLWALTTQPDTLAALLVTPIWFLVLGVAWAILRRRPAHLARFEVFRAELRADEQAAAGGQDRKESAREEAARSPRS; this comes from the coding sequence ATGGCGATTCATCCCCACGCTTCCAACGGCGAGCCACCGCAGAACGGGGCGGCCGGAACGGCTGCCCGCAGCGAGCCCCCACACCTCGAGCGGCAGCTCACCAACCGGCACATCCAGCTCATTGCCATTGGCGGTGCCATCGGCACCGGCCTCTTCATGGGCTCCGGCAAGACCATCTCCGCGGCCGGCCCGTCCGTGATCTTCGTGTACATGATCATCGGGTTCATGCTCTTCTTCGTCATGCGGGCCATGGGCGAACTGCTCCTGAGCAACCTGAACTACAAATCCTTCAGCGACTTCGCAGCAGACCTGCTGGGTCCGTGGGCGGGGTTCTTCACCGGCTGGACCTACTGGTTCTGCTGGGTGATCACCGGCATCGCAGACGTCATCGCCATTGCCGGCTACTCCAAGGAACTCTGGCCCGGACTGCCGCTCTGGATCCCCGGGCTGGCCACCGTGGCCATCCTGCTGCTGCTGAACCTCGCCACGGTCAAGGCCTTCGGGGAGACCGAGTTCTGGTTCGCCCTCATCAAGATCATTGCCATCGCGGCGCTGATCATCGTGGGCCTCTTCATGATCTTCACCGGATTCCAGAGCGACGCCGGAACCGCCAGCTTCACCAACCTCTGGAGCCACGGCGGATTCTTCCCCAATGAGTTCATGGGCTTCGTGGCCGGCTTCCAGATCGCCGTGTTCGCCTTCGTGGGCATCGAACTGGTGGGCACCACCGCCGCCGAGGCCAAGAACCCGGAGCGGACGCTGCCCAAGGCCATCAACGCCATTCCCGTGCGCGTGCTGCTCTTCTACGTGGGCGCCCTGATCATCCTGATGGCCGTCACGCCGTGGACCCAGTTCGCGGCCGGCCACAGCCCCTTCATCGGCATGTTCTCGCTCGCCGGCCTGGGTGCTGCGGCCACCGTGGTCAACCTGGTGGTCCTCACCTCGGCCATGTCCTCGGCCAACTCCGGCATCTACTCCACCTCGCGCATGGTCTTCGGCCTCGCACAGGAGGGCGACGCCCCGGGCATCTTCAGCCGCCTGTCCTCGAGGAAGGTGCCCAGCAACGCGCTGTTCCTTTCCTGTGTCCTGCTGCTGTCCGGCGTCGTGCTCATGTACGCCGGCCAGGACGTTGGCAAGGCCTTCGAGATGGTGACCACCGTCTCCGCAGTGTGCTTCATCTTTGTCTGGTCGGTCATCCTGGCCAGCTACATCGCCTTCCGCAAGCGCCGCCCGCACCTGCATGCAGCATCAAAGTTCAAGATGCCCGGTGGCATCCCTGCCGTGTGGGTGGTCTACGCGTTCTTCGCGTTCGTCCTCTGGGCACTGACCACCCAGCCGGACACCCTCGCAGCCCTGCTGGTGACCCCCATCTGGTTCCTGGTCCTTGGCGTGGCCTGGGCCATCCTTCGCCGCCGCCCCGCCCACCTTGCCCGCTTCGAGGTCTTCCGGGCCGAACTGCGCGCCGATGAGCAGGCGGCAGCCGGCGGGCAGGACCGCAAAGAGTCCGCCCGGGAGGAAGCCGCCCGGAGCCCCCGCTCCTAG
- a CDS encoding DoxX family protein, producing the protein MPFPSSGRAARNLSAAAMSALLLASAGKHFRSPGFYRQVVPDYLCREDPAPGTVPTGANGPFAVLSRDEWIAVSGLIEAAAAVGILIPATRKVTATAVAAMFTAFLAGHADALRRAYSPEGTPLQRRIHTARLPLQAPLIAWAWSLRNTGPDGRR; encoded by the coding sequence ATGCCTTTCCCCAGCTCCGGCCGGGCTGCACGAAACCTGTCCGCTGCTGCGATGAGCGCCCTGCTCCTGGCCAGCGCCGGCAAGCACTTCCGAAGCCCCGGCTTCTACCGCCAGGTGGTTCCCGACTACCTCTGCCGTGAAGACCCCGCCCCCGGCACCGTGCCCACCGGCGCCAACGGCCCCTTCGCTGTCCTTTCCCGCGACGAATGGATCGCCGTGTCCGGCCTGATCGAGGCCGCGGCCGCCGTCGGGATCCTTATCCCGGCCACCCGGAAGGTCACCGCCACCGCCGTGGCCGCGATGTTCACGGCGTTCCTCGCCGGCCACGCCGACGCGCTCCGGCGCGCCTACAGTCCCGAGGGGACGCCGCTCCAGCGGCGGATCCACACGGCCCGCCTGCCGCTGCAGGCACCCCTCATCGCCTGGGCGTGGAGCCTCCGCAACACTGGCCCGGATGGCCGGCGGTGA
- a CDS encoding AzlD domain-containing protein — MNLWFWILVSCVLAYAWKLVGYFVPARFLENPRMSRIAGTMTIGLLVSLTVVNAAATGQALAADARLGALAAAAIALALRAPFLLVVIVGAGTAALLRMAGWV, encoded by the coding sequence ATGAATCTCTGGTTCTGGATCCTCGTGTCCTGCGTGCTGGCCTATGCCTGGAAGCTGGTGGGCTACTTCGTGCCCGCCCGGTTCCTGGAAAACCCCCGCATGTCCCGGATCGCCGGCACCATGACCATCGGACTGCTCGTCTCCCTGACTGTGGTGAATGCTGCGGCCACCGGGCAGGCGCTTGCCGCGGACGCCCGGCTGGGGGCGTTGGCCGCGGCAGCCATAGCCCTGGCACTGCGGGCGCCCTTCCTCCTGGTTGTCATTGTCGGCGCAGGCACCGCCGCCCTGCTAAGGATGGCCGGCTGGGTCTGA
- a CDS encoding AzlC family ABC transporter permease, whose product MASPAVRVGISISIATGLYGVSFGALSVTSGLDFWQTMALSLLLFSGGSQFAFIGVVGGGGSGIAAMSAATLLGMRNGIYGMQLNALLRPEGWRKYVGAQLTIDESTATSTGQADPAEQRRGFWAAGIGIYVLWNLFTAVGALAGSGLGDPKQWGLDGAAVAAFLALLWPRLKGREPVAIAVVCAVATVLAVPFVPAGVPILVAALVAALIGWFSHGRSDEGLEPDVEPYGGHHRHGHGDAAEASQ is encoded by the coding sequence ATGGCGTCCCCCGCCGTGCGGGTGGGGATCTCCATCAGCATCGCCACCGGCCTTTATGGGGTGTCCTTCGGGGCCCTGTCCGTCACCTCCGGCTTGGATTTCTGGCAGACCATGGCCCTAAGCCTGCTGCTGTTCAGCGGCGGTTCCCAGTTCGCATTCATCGGCGTGGTGGGCGGCGGTGGTTCCGGCATTGCCGCCATGAGTGCGGCCACCCTGCTGGGCATGCGCAACGGGATTTACGGCATGCAGCTCAATGCCCTGTTACGGCCGGAAGGCTGGCGCAAATACGTCGGTGCCCAGCTGACCATCGACGAGTCCACGGCCACGAGTACCGGCCAGGCTGATCCTGCCGAGCAGCGCCGTGGCTTCTGGGCGGCCGGCATTGGCATTTACGTGCTGTGGAACCTCTTCACCGCGGTGGGCGCGTTGGCCGGCAGCGGACTCGGCGACCCCAAGCAGTGGGGGCTCGACGGCGCCGCGGTGGCCGCCTTCCTGGCGTTGCTCTGGCCGCGCCTGAAAGGCCGGGAGCCGGTGGCCATCGCCGTCGTGTGCGCCGTGGCCACAGTGCTGGCCGTGCCGTTCGTTCCCGCGGGCGTGCCCATCCTGGTGGCCGCGCTGGTGGCGGCCCTGATCGGCTGGTTCAGCCACGGCCGCAGCGATGAGGGCCTCGAACCCGATGTGGAACCGTACGGCGGCCATCATCGGCACGGGCACGGAGACGCTGCGGAGGCCAGCCAATGA
- a CDS encoding LamB/YcsF family protein codes for MDLNADLGESFGSWTMGDDARMFQLVTSANVACGFHAGDPVTMLDSCRAAYELDVTVGAHVGYRDLAGFGRRSLDTSFDELFGDVLYQLGALDGVAHAVGASVDYVKPHGALYNRLVHDAEQASAVVAAVNAYDPGLPILGLPGSELLKQAQDAGHPVFVEAFVDRAYRADGTLVPRSEEGAVLHDVDAIVERAVRLATKGEVVATDGTVVQVRPDSLCIHGDTPGAVEMAAGVRAGLEAAGVSLESFA; via the coding sequence TTGGATCTCAACGCTGACCTCGGCGAATCATTCGGCTCGTGGACCATGGGCGATGACGCCCGGATGTTCCAGCTGGTCACCAGCGCCAACGTGGCCTGCGGCTTCCACGCCGGAGATCCCGTCACCATGCTGGACAGCTGCCGTGCGGCCTACGAACTGGACGTCACAGTAGGGGCGCACGTGGGCTACCGGGACCTGGCGGGCTTCGGCCGGCGGTCCCTGGACACGAGCTTCGATGAGCTCTTCGGTGACGTTCTGTACCAGCTGGGCGCGCTCGACGGCGTGGCCCACGCCGTAGGTGCGTCGGTGGACTACGTGAAGCCGCACGGGGCGCTCTACAACCGTTTGGTGCACGACGCCGAGCAGGCCTCCGCCGTGGTGGCGGCCGTCAACGCGTACGACCCCGGACTCCCGATCCTGGGCCTCCCCGGGTCCGAACTGCTCAAGCAGGCACAGGACGCCGGGCACCCGGTGTTCGTCGAAGCCTTCGTGGACCGGGCCTACCGGGCTGATGGAACGCTGGTGCCGCGGTCCGAGGAGGGTGCCGTGCTGCACGACGTCGACGCGATCGTTGAGCGGGCCGTCCGGCTGGCCACGAAGGGCGAAGTCGTGGCCACCGACGGCACCGTGGTCCAGGTCCGGCCCGATTCCCTGTGCATCCACGGTGATACCCCGGGTGCCGTGGAAATGGCGGCCGGTGTCCGGGCAGGCCTGGAAGCCGCCGGCGTCAGCCTGGAGTCCTTCGCCTGA
- a CDS encoding DUF445 domain-containing protein, producing the protein MQVNSEPTARESPRRAAPPVPEGAKPQAAVVGHQLSAGDAEKAAALRKMKMLALSLLIAMAVVFVFAFALQEEYPWLQYVRAAAEGGMVGALADWFAVTALFKYPMGIKIPHTAIIPRRKDQIGASLGEFVETNFLSEQVVQDKLASVNIARRAGEWLAAPGGADRVAKEGAAVIRGAFKVLNDDDVQAVIEGMVRKHLLTPPWGPPVGRLAERIFHDGHHHTLVDLLVDRAADWVDENHETVSRLVSDRSPTWVPQFVDGLVGDKVYVEILKFARAVQSDPNHQVRQQIDKYLNDLAQDLQHDPKMIARAEDIKAQVLGDPEVRELASRTWGTVKNALLGAVDDPDSELTVKFKAAVRDFGSRLVNDPELAGKVNAWIGDAAGYLVKTYRSDIAGVITDTVARWDAEETSQKIELQVGKDLQFIRINGTVVGSLAGLLIFTVAHLIFG; encoded by the coding sequence ATGCAGGTGAACTCTGAGCCAACTGCCCGGGAATCCCCTCGCCGCGCCGCTCCCCCGGTGCCCGAAGGCGCGAAACCGCAGGCCGCCGTCGTCGGCCATCAACTCAGCGCGGGAGACGCCGAAAAGGCGGCAGCGCTGCGGAAAATGAAGATGCTGGCCCTAAGCCTGCTCATCGCCATGGCCGTGGTCTTCGTGTTCGCGTTTGCGCTGCAGGAGGAGTATCCCTGGCTGCAGTACGTGCGCGCCGCCGCGGAAGGCGGCATGGTGGGTGCGCTGGCTGACTGGTTCGCCGTTACCGCGCTGTTCAAGTACCCCATGGGCATCAAGATTCCGCACACCGCCATCATTCCGCGCCGGAAAGACCAGATCGGCGCCTCCCTGGGCGAGTTCGTGGAGACCAACTTCCTCTCCGAGCAGGTGGTCCAGGACAAGCTGGCCAGCGTGAACATCGCCCGCCGCGCCGGCGAATGGCTCGCCGCGCCCGGCGGGGCGGACCGGGTGGCCAAGGAAGGTGCGGCAGTGATCCGGGGCGCCTTCAAGGTCCTGAACGACGACGACGTCCAGGCGGTCATCGAGGGCATGGTCCGCAAGCACCTGCTCACACCGCCGTGGGGACCTCCGGTGGGCAGGCTTGCGGAGCGGATCTTCCACGACGGGCACCACCACACGTTGGTGGACCTGCTGGTGGACCGCGCCGCCGACTGGGTGGACGAGAACCACGAGACTGTCTCGCGGCTGGTGTCCGACCGCTCCCCCACCTGGGTACCACAGTTCGTGGATGGCCTGGTGGGCGACAAGGTCTACGTTGAAATCCTCAAATTCGCCCGTGCCGTGCAGTCCGATCCCAACCACCAGGTGCGGCAACAGATCGATAAGTACCTCAACGACCTTGCGCAGGACCTGCAGCACGACCCCAAGATGATTGCGCGCGCCGAGGACATCAAGGCCCAGGTCCTGGGCGACCCCGAGGTCCGGGAACTGGCCTCGCGGACCTGGGGGACCGTCAAGAACGCACTGCTCGGCGCCGTGGACGATCCGGACAGCGAACTGACCGTCAAGTTCAAGGCGGCGGTCCGCGACTTCGGTTCGCGGCTGGTCAACGATCCCGAACTCGCCGGCAAGGTCAATGCCTGGATCGGCGACGCCGCGGGCTACCTGGTGAAGACGTACCGGTCAGATATCGCGGGGGTCATCACGGACACTGTGGCGCGTTGGGATGCGGAAGAGACCTCGCAGAAGATCGAGCTCCAGGTGGGCAAGGACCTGCAGTTCATCCGGATCAACGGCACCGTGGTGGGCTCGCTGGCCGGGCTGCTGATCTTCACGGTGGCGCACCTGATCTTCGGCTGA
- the gcvP gene encoding aminomethyl-transferring glycine dehydrogenase, producing the protein MTIQSLPTSFVDRHIGARRQADVDAMLKAVGYDSVDGLVDVAVPASIRQETALKLQDALSEVEVLAELRRLAGKNKTAVQLIGQGYYDTITPAVIRRNILEAPAWYTAYTPYQPEISQGRLEALLNFQTMVQDLTALPVANASLLDEATAVAEAVLLMRRANKNKDAKDGKTVLDADCLPQTIAIVKGRAEALGFEVEVADLSTGLPEGAINGIVLQQPGVSGRVWDQGAVIAEAKERGALVTVAADLLALTLITPPGEQGADIAVGSTQRFGVPLFFGGPHAAYMAVQKGMERTLPGRIVGVSKDNAGAPAYRLALQTREQHIRREKATSNICTAQALLAIVSSFYAVYHGPDGLKAIAEDVHHKARTLATALTAMGRELVTDSFFDTITVRVPGKAAKVISAAEARGINLRFVDADTVGVSIDETTTAATLSAVAVAFGAGPVGDAQGFELPESVLRTSGYLEHPVFNTHRSETQLLRYIRKLSDRDLALDRTMIPLGSCTMKLNATAEMEAISWPEFASIHPFAPDSQTEGWRELITGLEADLTEITGYDQVSIQPNAGSQGELAGLLAIRGYHHSRGDQQRNVCLIPASAHGTNAASAVLAGMKVVVVATAADGTIDHADLYAKIEANKDVLSCIMITYPSTHGVYDGDVTEVCDAVHAAGGQVYVDGANLNALVGLAQPGKFGGDVSHLNLHKTFCIPHGGGGPGVGPVAAKAHLAPFMPGDANKAAHEDGHGVAISAARFGSAGVLPISWAYVKLMGGAGLTDATKSALLAANYVAARLNEFFPVLYTGEGGLVAHECILDLRELTARTGVTAEDVAKRLIDFGFHAPTLAFPVAGTLMVEPTESEDLAEIDRFIDAMITIHAEIEQVAAGDFSLEASPVRNAPHTAAAVVSSDWDRAYPREQAAFPVASLRQDKYFPPVGRIDGAAGDRNLVCSCPPLEAFEN; encoded by the coding sequence ATGACGATTCAATCCCTTCCAACCTCGTTCGTTGACCGCCATATCGGCGCGCGCCGGCAGGCCGACGTCGACGCCATGCTCAAGGCTGTGGGCTACGACAGCGTTGATGGCCTGGTGGACGTGGCTGTACCGGCGTCGATCCGCCAGGAAACGGCTCTGAAGCTGCAGGACGCCCTCAGCGAGGTTGAGGTCCTCGCGGAGCTGCGCCGGCTGGCAGGCAAGAACAAGACCGCCGTGCAGCTGATTGGCCAGGGCTACTACGACACCATCACGCCGGCCGTGATCCGCCGCAACATCCTCGAGGCCCCCGCCTGGTACACCGCCTACACTCCGTACCAGCCTGAGATTTCGCAGGGCCGGCTGGAGGCGCTGCTGAACTTCCAGACCATGGTCCAGGACCTCACCGCCCTCCCGGTGGCCAACGCGTCGCTCCTCGATGAAGCCACCGCCGTGGCCGAGGCCGTTCTGCTGATGCGCCGCGCGAATAAAAATAAGGACGCCAAGGACGGCAAGACCGTCCTGGACGCCGACTGCCTTCCGCAGACCATCGCCATCGTCAAGGGCCGCGCCGAAGCGCTCGGCTTCGAGGTTGAGGTCGCTGACCTCTCCACGGGCCTGCCCGAGGGTGCCATCAACGGCATCGTGCTACAGCAGCCGGGCGTGTCCGGCCGCGTGTGGGACCAGGGCGCCGTGATCGCAGAGGCCAAGGAGCGCGGTGCGCTGGTCACGGTTGCCGCTGACCTGCTTGCCCTGACCCTGATCACGCCTCCGGGTGAGCAGGGCGCGGACATTGCTGTCGGCTCCACCCAGCGTTTCGGCGTCCCGCTGTTCTTCGGCGGCCCGCACGCCGCCTACATGGCTGTCCAGAAGGGCATGGAACGCACACTTCCCGGCCGCATCGTGGGTGTCTCCAAGGACAACGCCGGCGCGCCCGCCTACCGCCTGGCACTGCAGACCCGTGAACAGCACATCCGCCGCGAGAAGGCCACCTCCAACATCTGCACCGCCCAGGCACTGCTGGCCATCGTGTCCTCCTTCTACGCCGTCTACCACGGCCCGGACGGCCTGAAGGCGATCGCCGAGGACGTCCACCACAAGGCCCGGACCCTGGCCACCGCCCTGACGGCCATGGGCCGCGAGCTGGTTACGGACTCCTTCTTCGACACGATCACCGTGCGCGTGCCAGGCAAGGCCGCCAAGGTCATCAGCGCCGCCGAAGCGCGGGGCATCAACCTGCGCTTCGTCGACGCGGACACCGTGGGGGTCTCCATCGATGAGACGACGACGGCGGCGACGCTGTCCGCGGTGGCCGTCGCCTTTGGTGCCGGCCCGGTGGGCGACGCCCAGGGTTTCGAGCTGCCCGAATCAGTGCTGCGCACCTCCGGTTACTTGGAGCACCCGGTGTTCAACACGCACCGGTCCGAAACCCAGCTGCTGCGCTACATCCGCAAGCTTTCCGACCGTGACCTGGCGCTGGACCGCACCATGATTCCGCTGGGCTCGTGCACCATGAAGCTGAACGCCACCGCCGAGATGGAAGCGATTTCCTGGCCGGAGTTCGCCTCGATCCACCCGTTCGCCCCGGACTCCCAGACCGAGGGCTGGCGGGAACTGATCACCGGGCTCGAGGCGGACCTGACCGAGATCACCGGTTATGACCAGGTCTCCATCCAGCCCAACGCCGGTTCCCAGGGCGAACTCGCCGGCCTGCTGGCGATCCGCGGCTACCACCACTCCCGCGGTGACCAGCAGCGCAACGTCTGCCTGATCCCCGCTTCGGCGCACGGCACCAACGCCGCCTCCGCCGTGCTGGCGGGCATGAAGGTGGTGGTGGTGGCCACCGCCGCGGACGGGACCATCGACCACGCCGACCTGTACGCCAAGATCGAGGCGAACAAGGACGTCCTGTCCTGCATCATGATCACCTACCCCTCCACCCACGGCGTCTACGACGGCGATGTCACCGAAGTCTGCGACGCCGTCCATGCGGCCGGCGGCCAGGTCTATGTGGATGGTGCGAACCTGAACGCCCTCGTGGGCCTGGCGCAGCCGGGCAAGTTCGGCGGCGACGTCTCGCACCTGAACCTGCACAAGACCTTCTGCATCCCGCACGGCGGCGGCGGACCCGGCGTGGGCCCGGTCGCGGCGAAGGCGCACCTGGCACCGTTCATGCCTGGAGATGCAAACAAGGCCGCCCATGAGGATGGGCATGGGGTTGCGATCTCCGCGGCCCGCTTCGGCTCGGCCGGTGTGCTGCCGATTTCCTGGGCGTACGTGAAGCTGATGGGCGGTGCGGGCCTGACCGACGCCACCAAGTCCGCGCTGCTCGCCGCGAACTACGTCGCTGCACGGCTGAACGAGTTCTTCCCCGTGCTCTACACCGGCGAAGGCGGGCTGGTGGCGCACGAGTGCATCCTGGACCTGCGCGAACTCACCGCCCGTACCGGCGTGACGGCTGAGGACGTGGCCAAGCGCCTGATCGACTTCGGCTTCCACGCCCCCACACTCGCCTTCCCGGTGGCCGGAACCCTGATGGTGGAACCCACCGAGTCCGAGGACCTGGCCGAGATCGACCGCTTCATCGACGCCATGATCACCATCCACGCCGAGATCGAGCAGGTGGCGGCCGGCGACTTCTCCCTCGAGGCATCGCCGGTGCGCAACGCACCGCACACGGCTGCCGCCGTCGTCAGCTCCGACTGGGACCGTGCCTACCCGCGCGAGCAGGCCGCGTTCCCCGTGGCTTCCCTCCGGCAGGACAAGTACTTCCCGCCCGTGGGCCGCATCGACGGCGCCGCCGGCGACCGCAACCTGGTCTGCTCCTGCCCTCCCCTCGAAGCATTCGAAAACTAA
- a CDS encoding CoA transferase has protein sequence MAGTDAANLRTWWGGPLDVEGLALAAVGAAATALDRYTGAAGRYSASPELTAAAFDSSGHLRIAGRPLQGFAPLSGFRRTRDGWIRLHANYPHHRQRLLQALNATTAEEAEAALRIMDSLEAESVIQARGAVAAAVRTRAEWQASEMGRAAAAGPWMVLDPQAPDGPAAGAAMEGSGRRGIPQPGGDPRRPLLGVRVLDLTRVIAGPVSTRLLAALGADVLRIDPTALPELSDQFVDTSFGKRSAVADLGRPGTRAALERLVAGADIVITGYRTGSLDRFGLDAASLLSARPDLAVVTLNSWGTDGPWSSLRGFDSIVQAASGIAHLYGTTDDAGWRPGALPVQALDHATGYGAAAAAVTLLARRQESGAGGSARLSLARTAEELFRLPPGPRGLPALPPPEYRTMASSYGGLRYVRPPLLVEGQALDYPGPPPPYASSALDWVPRSD, from the coding sequence GTGGCGGGCACGGACGCAGCAAACCTGCGCACGTGGTGGGGCGGGCCGCTGGATGTGGAGGGCCTCGCCCTGGCCGCGGTGGGTGCCGCGGCCACCGCGCTGGACCGGTACACGGGCGCCGCCGGCAGGTACTCGGCCAGCCCGGAACTGACAGCCGCCGCCTTCGACTCCTCGGGGCACCTGAGGATCGCAGGCCGCCCCTTGCAGGGATTTGCCCCGCTTTCCGGATTCCGCCGCACCCGGGACGGCTGGATCCGGCTGCACGCCAACTACCCGCACCACCGGCAGCGCCTCCTGCAGGCGCTAAATGCCACGACGGCGGAAGAAGCCGAAGCTGCCCTGCGCATCATGGATTCCCTCGAAGCCGAGTCCGTCATCCAGGCGCGGGGCGCAGTGGCAGCGGCCGTCCGGACCCGCGCAGAATGGCAGGCCTCGGAAATGGGCCGGGCAGCAGCGGCGGGACCGTGGATGGTCCTTGACCCGCAGGCTCCAGACGGCCCGGCTGCCGGCGCTGCCATGGAGGGCAGCGGCCGCCGGGGCATCCCGCAGCCCGGCGGCGATCCGCGCCGGCCACTGCTGGGGGTGCGCGTCCTGGACCTCACCCGGGTCATCGCGGGTCCGGTTTCCACGCGGCTGCTGGCGGCCCTGGGTGCAGACGTCCTCCGTATCGACCCGACGGCGCTGCCCGAACTTTCCGACCAGTTCGTGGACACCTCCTTCGGCAAACGCAGCGCTGTAGCTGACCTCGGCCGGCCCGGCACCCGCGCCGCGCTGGAACGCCTGGTGGCCGGGGCCGACATCGTGATCACCGGCTACCGCACCGGCTCCCTGGACCGCTTCGGCCTGGACGCGGCGTCGCTGCTCTCCGCCCGGCCGGACCTTGCGGTGGTCACACTGAACAGCTGGGGGACTGACGGGCCGTGGAGCAGTCTGCGCGGCTTCGACAGCATTGTGCAGGCCGCCAGCGGGATCGCCCACCTGTACGGAACAACGGACGACGCCGGTTGGCGCCCGGGTGCCCTGCCTGTCCAGGCCCTGGACCATGCCACCGGCTACGGGGCAGCGGCCGCGGCGGTAACCCTCCTCGCCCGGCGGCAGGAAAGCGGCGCCGGTGGATCTGCCCGGCTGTCACTCGCCCGGACAGCGGAGGAACTCTTCAGGCTGCCGCCGGGCCCGCGCGGGCTGCCGGCCCTGCCACCGCCGGAATACCGCACAATGGCCAGCTCCTACGGCGGGCTGCGGTACGTCCGGCCGCCGCTGCTGGTGGAGGGGCAGGCCCTGGACTACCCCGGCCCGCCACCGCCCTACGCCAGCTCCGCCCTGGACTGGGTGCCGCGCAGCGACTGA
- a CDS encoding glycerophosphodiester phosphodiesterase family protein, with protein sequence MTPDEPTRDRTTHDGAAPDRTSLDGTTPGGPAPGSLEQRPLVFAHRGSSGAFAEHTRAAYLQALADGADGVECDVHLTRDQHVVLLHDANLDRTSDGTGPVAERTLRELRQLDFSSWKGARIPEIYGARSEQLLTLPELLDVLRGAGRPVKLAIELKHPSPYQLKLEDRVLEVLRSEGWDPGSSTVDNVAVTFMSFSPDSVRHLLRSVPAQFICQLVDDLTVHEIRGGLGLGLITGGAVANLMKATQLEGERILDAGLVGLAGPGIDYVRERPDTIRQWLDAGRRFRVWTVDSADDVALCRELGIQELTTNVPARVLSQLQVAPSQGR encoded by the coding sequence ATGACACCTGACGAGCCGACACGCGACAGGACGACACACGACGGCGCGGCACCTGACCGGACCAGCCTGGACGGGACCACTCCTGGCGGGCCTGCTCCGGGCAGCCTGGAGCAGCGGCCGCTGGTCTTCGCCCACCGGGGCTCGAGCGGCGCCTTCGCCGAACACACCCGCGCCGCCTACCTCCAGGCCCTGGCGGACGGTGCCGATGGCGTGGAGTGCGACGTCCACCTCACCCGCGACCAGCATGTCGTCCTGCTGCACGATGCCAACCTGGACCGCACCTCGGACGGCACGGGCCCGGTGGCCGAGCGGACCCTCCGTGAACTGCGGCAGCTGGACTTCTCCTCCTGGAAGGGTGCGCGCATCCCGGAAATTTACGGCGCCCGGTCCGAGCAGCTCCTCACACTGCCGGAACTCCTCGACGTCCTCCGTGGTGCGGGCCGGCCCGTGAAGCTGGCCATCGAGCTCAAACACCCCAGCCCCTACCAGCTGAAACTGGAGGACCGGGTGCTGGAGGTCCTCCGCAGCGAAGGCTGGGATCCCGGAAGCTCCACGGTGGACAACGTGGCGGTGACGTTCATGAGCTTCAGCCCGGATTCGGTCCGGCACCTGCTGCGGTCGGTCCCCGCGCAGTTCATCTGCCAGCTGGTGGACGACCTTACGGTCCATGAAATCCGCGGCGGCCTGGGCCTCGGCCTGATCACCGGCGGTGCCGTCGCCAACCTCATGAAGGCCACCCAGCTGGAAGGCGAACGGATCCTTGACGCCGGCCTGGTGGGGCTTGCAGGGCCGGGCATCGACTACGTCCGTGAACGCCCGGACACCATCCGGCAGTGGCTCGATGCCGGGCGGCGCTTCCGCGTGTGGACCGTGGATTCGGCGGATGATGTGGCGCTGTGCCGGGAGCTGGGGATCCAGGAGCTCACCACGAATGTCCCCGCCCGGGTTCTCTCGCAGTTGCAGGTGGCCCCCTCGCAGGGACGGTAG